In a single window of the Balaenoptera acutorostrata chromosome 3, mBalAcu1.1, whole genome shotgun sequence genome:
- the LOC103004260 gene encoding vesicle-associated membrane protein 7 codes for MAILFAVVARGTTILAKHAWCGGNFLEVTEQILAKIPSENNKLTYSHGNYLFHYICQDRIVYLCITDDDFERSRAFNFLNEIKKRFQTTYGSRAQTALPYAMNSEFSSVLAAQLKHHSENKGLDKVMETQAQVDELKGIMVRNIDLVAQRGERLELLIDKTENLVDSSVTFKTTSRNLARAMCMKNLKLTIIIIIISVVFIYIIVSPLCGGFTWPSCVKK; via the coding sequence ATGGCCattctttttgctgttgttgccaGGGGAACCACTATCCTTGCCAAACATGCTTGGTGTGGAGGCAACTTCCTGGAAGTGACAGAGCAGATTCTGGCTAAGATACCTTCTGAAAATAACAAGCTAACGTACTCACACGGCAATTATTTGTTTCATTACATCTGCCAAGACAGGATTGTATATCTTTGTATCACTGATGATGATTTTGAGCGTTCCCGAGCCTTTAATTTTCTGAATGAGATAAAAAAGAGGTTCCAGACTACGTATGGTTCAAGAGCACAAACAGCGCTCCCATATGCCATGAATAGTGAGTTCTCAAGTGTCTTGGCTGCACAGCTGAAGCATCACTCCGAGAATAAAGGCCTAGATAAAGTGATGGAGACTCAAGCCCAAGTGGATGAACTTAAAGGAATCATGGTCAGAAACATAGATCTGGTAGCTCAGCGAGGCGAAAGATTGGAATTATTGATAGATAAAACAGAAAATCTCGTGGATTCGTCTGTCACCTTCAAAACAACCAGCAGAAATCTTGCCCGAGCCATGTGTATGAAGAATCTCAAGCtcacaatcatcatcatcatcatatcagTCGTATTCATCTATATTATTGTGTCACCACTCTGTGGTGGATTTACATGGCCAAGCTgtgtgaagaaataa